A portion of the Microbacterium hominis genome contains these proteins:
- a CDS encoding phosphoenolpyruvate carboxylase gives MRELTQTEAIDLVGRFEAGQEIPERMRADVRMLGALLGRVLRESGSPGLYDDVERLRVATIQAYTDETPEAFARAARIADAFTVARADEVARAFTAYFHLVNLAEEHQRVRVLRQRDGRPDREEAGDSVAAAFVRLAEEVGDDTALQRLQALRFHPVFTAHPTEARRRAVSSSIRRLSALLEEHDGALRNGADERRAERRMLEEIDTLWRTAPLRAEKPSPTDEVRAVMAVFDETLYTAVPHVYRRVDDALQGPAAGSRSPIVRPFVRIGSWVGGDRDGNPFVTASVTRKASKIASEHVLIGLERTAARIGRDLTLDATSTPPSDALVALWQRLRAADEDAATDIAKRSPNEPHRRILLLIARKIAATRARDADLAYRDPEHLLADLRVVQDSLVKAGAPRQAYGHLQQLLWQVETYGFHLTELEVRQHSAVHAKVLAELEAGGERSELTEEVLDVFRAIVFLQERYGPRAAGRYVVSFTQSAEDLATVHRLAAYAVGDGGTLPVLDVVPLFETFADLQAAPGILAEIVTHPAFAARLEATGRRLEVMLGYSDSSKDVGPVAANLALYEAQAKIAAWAKEEGIELTLFHGRGGALGRGGGPANSAILAQPPHSVDGRFKLTEQGEVIFARYGDPAIAMRHIDQVAAAILMASAPSNEERNRAAADRYADIAATMDTASRGRFFDLVKAPGFAPWFARVTPMEEIGLLALGSRPARRGLSVESLEDLRAIPWVFAWTQARINLAGWFGLGTALEAVGDEERLIEAYQQWPLLRTLIDNVAMSLAKADARIARRYLDLGDRDDLADLVMDEMALTRSWVVRLTGGTELLGNKPVLQRAVKMRSPYVDALSLLQLRALRALRDADPSAPVDPEQQRLLLLSVSGVAAGLQNTG, from the coding sequence ATGCGTGAACTCACCCAGACCGAAGCGATCGACCTCGTGGGCCGATTCGAGGCCGGGCAGGAGATTCCCGAGCGCATGCGAGCGGATGTGCGCATGCTCGGAGCCCTCCTCGGACGTGTGCTCCGCGAGAGCGGATCCCCCGGGCTGTACGACGACGTCGAGCGGCTGCGGGTGGCGACGATCCAGGCCTACACCGACGAGACGCCCGAGGCGTTCGCGCGCGCGGCGAGGATCGCCGACGCCTTCACCGTGGCGCGTGCCGACGAGGTCGCGCGCGCCTTCACCGCGTACTTCCATCTCGTGAACCTCGCCGAGGAGCATCAGCGCGTGCGGGTGCTCCGCCAGCGCGACGGCCGACCCGACCGCGAGGAGGCCGGCGACTCGGTGGCGGCCGCCTTCGTGCGTTTGGCCGAGGAGGTCGGCGATGACACGGCGCTGCAGCGCCTGCAGGCGCTGCGCTTCCACCCCGTCTTCACCGCGCACCCGACCGAGGCGCGCCGGCGCGCCGTCTCCAGCAGCATCCGCCGGCTCTCGGCCCTGCTGGAGGAGCACGACGGAGCGCTGCGCAACGGCGCCGACGAGCGACGCGCCGAGCGGCGCATGCTCGAGGAGATCGACACCCTGTGGCGCACGGCGCCGCTGCGCGCCGAGAAGCCCTCCCCGACCGACGAGGTCCGCGCGGTCATGGCCGTGTTCGACGAGACCCTCTACACCGCGGTGCCGCACGTCTACCGGCGGGTCGACGACGCCCTGCAGGGCCCCGCCGCCGGCAGCCGCTCTCCGATCGTGCGTCCGTTCGTGCGGATCGGGTCGTGGGTCGGCGGCGACCGCGACGGAAACCCGTTCGTGACCGCGTCGGTCACGCGCAAGGCGTCGAAGATCGCGAGCGAGCACGTGCTCATCGGGCTCGAGCGCACCGCGGCGCGCATCGGGCGCGATCTCACCCTCGACGCCACCTCGACGCCGCCCAGCGATGCCCTCGTGGCCCTCTGGCAGCGTCTGCGGGCCGCCGACGAAGACGCGGCGACCGACATCGCCAAGCGCTCGCCCAACGAGCCGCACCGGCGCATCCTGCTGCTGATCGCGCGCAAGATCGCCGCGACGCGCGCGCGTGACGCCGATCTCGCCTACCGCGATCCGGAGCACCTCCTCGCCGACCTGCGGGTGGTGCAGGACTCCCTCGTGAAGGCCGGCGCTCCGCGCCAGGCCTACGGGCACCTGCAGCAGCTGCTGTGGCAGGTCGAGACGTACGGGTTCCACCTCACCGAACTCGAGGTGCGTCAGCACTCGGCGGTGCACGCGAAGGTGCTCGCCGAACTCGAGGCCGGCGGGGAGCGCAGCGAGCTCACCGAAGAGGTGCTCGACGTGTTCCGCGCGATCGTCTTCCTGCAGGAGCGGTACGGGCCGCGCGCCGCGGGCCGCTACGTGGTCTCGTTCACGCAGTCGGCCGAGGACCTCGCCACCGTCCACCGTCTCGCGGCCTACGCCGTCGGCGACGGCGGCACTCTGCCCGTGCTCGATGTCGTGCCCCTGTTCGAAACCTTCGCCGACCTGCAGGCCGCGCCAGGCATCCTCGCCGAGATCGTCACCCACCCCGCCTTCGCGGCGCGTCTGGAGGCCACCGGCCGGCGTCTGGAGGTCATGCTCGGCTACTCGGACTCGTCGAAGGATGTCGGTCCCGTGGCCGCCAACCTCGCGCTGTACGAAGCGCAGGCCAAGATCGCCGCGTGGGCGAAGGAGGAGGGCATCGAGCTCACTCTGTTCCACGGTCGCGGGGGCGCACTCGGCCGCGGCGGCGGCCCCGCCAACTCGGCGATCCTCGCGCAGCCGCCCCACTCGGTCGACGGCCGGTTCAAGCTCACCGAGCAGGGCGAGGTGATCTTCGCCCGCTACGGCGACCCCGCCATCGCCATGCGCCACATCGACCAGGTCGCCGCGGCGATCCTGATGGCCTCCGCTCCCTCGAACGAGGAGCGCAACCGCGCGGCCGCCGACCGGTACGCCGACATCGCGGCCACGATGGACACGGCATCCCGCGGCCGCTTCTTCGACCTCGTGAAGGCGCCCGGGTTCGCGCCGTGGTTCGCCCGCGTGACGCCCATGGAGGAGATCGGCCTGCTCGCCCTCGGTTCGCGGCCCGCGCGGCGCGGCCTGTCGGTGGAGTCGCTCGAAGACCTCCGCGCCATCCCGTGGGTGTTCGCGTGGACGCAGGCGCGCATCAACCTCGCCGGCTGGTTCGGCCTGGGAACGGCGCTGGAGGCGGTCGGCGACGAGGAGCGTCTCATCGAGGCGTACCAGCAATGGCCGCTGCTGCGCACCCTCATCGACAACGTCGCCATGAGCCTCGCCAAGGCCGACGCGCGCATCGCGCGACGCTACCTCGACCTCGGCGACCGCGACGACCTCGCCGATCTCGTCATGGACGAGATGGCGCTGACCCGATCCTGGGTGGTGCGGCTCACCGGCGGCACGGAGCTGCTGGGCAACAAGCCGGTGCTCCAGCGCGCGGTGAAGATGCGCAGCCCGTACGTCGATGCCCTCTCGCTGCTCCAGCTGCGCGCCCTCCGCGCCCTGCGCGACGCCGACCCGTCGGCGCCGGTCGATCCGGAGCAGCAGCGCCTCCTGCTGCTGTCGGTGTCGGGCGTCGCCGCCGGCCTGCAGAACACCGGGTGA
- a CDS encoding GntR family transcriptional regulator: MLLRIDPASEVSLFAQVAASIRSDAASGRLRPGDRLPAAREVAGALGINVHTVLHAYQELRDEGLLDMRRGRGAVVTDAAGDLASLRDQVAQLVRSARAKGVSPDVLAALVKEFTHDD; this comes from the coding sequence GTGCTGCTCAGAATCGATCCCGCCAGTGAGGTGTCGCTGTTCGCGCAGGTGGCCGCCTCCATCCGCTCCGATGCCGCCTCAGGCCGACTTCGCCCGGGTGACCGCCTTCCGGCCGCCCGTGAGGTCGCGGGCGCGCTCGGCATCAACGTGCACACCGTGCTGCACGCCTACCAGGAGCTGCGCGACGAGGGGCTCCTCGATATGCGCCGCGGCCGCGGCGCCGTCGTCACCGATGCGGCCGGCGACCTCGCGTCGCTGCGCGACCAGGTGGCGCAGCTCGTCCGATCCGCCCGCGCGAAGGGTGTCTCGCCCGATGTCCTCGCCGCTCTCGTGAAGGAGTTCACCCACGATGACTGA
- a CDS encoding DUF4442 domain-containing protein, producing MRVTPRRLAIGMSLWAPNLWSGIRVKRFADDWTSAVVELHVNPITRNYVGTAFGGSMSAMTDPYFFMLVMHQLGRDHVVWDTRGEIEFVKPGRGVLTAHFSVPLEKAEELRERARGGAKVLEWFETDIVDAAGEVVARVRREVYVREKRRVTEASAR from the coding sequence ATGCGCGTGACCCCCCGACGACTGGCCATCGGCATGAGCCTGTGGGCTCCCAACCTCTGGAGCGGCATCCGCGTGAAGCGGTTCGCCGACGACTGGACCAGCGCGGTCGTGGAGCTGCACGTCAACCCGATCACCCGCAACTACGTGGGCACGGCCTTCGGCGGGTCGATGTCCGCGATGACCGATCCCTACTTCTTCATGCTCGTGATGCACCAGCTCGGTCGCGATCACGTGGTCTGGGACACGCGCGGCGAGATCGAGTTCGTCAAACCCGGCCGGGGCGTGCTCACGGCGCACTTCTCGGTGCCACTCGAGAAGGCGGAGGAGCTGCGGGAGCGCGCGCGGGGCGGGGCGAAGGTGCTCGAGTGGTTCGAGACCGACATCGTGGATGCCGCGGGTGAGGTCGTCGCGCGCGTGCGGCGAGAGGTCTACGTGCGGGAGAAGCGACGCGTCACCGAGGCGTCGGCGCGCTGA
- a CDS encoding gamma carbonic anhydrase family protein, translating into MRFEHLGAQPRIHPDAVIAATAVISGDVTIGADCQVLHGAVITAEGGAITLGENVIVMENALIRATATNPVHIGDHVLVGPMASVSGAVVDDEVFLATGTRIFNGAHIGARSEVRINAVVHLRTTLPRETVVPIGWVAVGEPVQILPPDRHEEIWAAQRELDFPGYVFGLDRDTPDLMVQLTERYGRSLARHADDHRVDG; encoded by the coding sequence ATGAGATTCGAGCACCTCGGGGCCCAGCCCCGCATCCATCCCGATGCCGTGATCGCGGCCACCGCCGTCATCAGCGGCGACGTCACGATCGGGGCCGACTGCCAGGTGCTCCACGGGGCGGTGATCACGGCCGAGGGCGGGGCGATCACGCTGGGGGAGAACGTGATCGTGATGGAGAACGCGCTGATCCGCGCGACCGCCACGAACCCCGTGCACATCGGCGACCACGTGCTGGTGGGGCCGATGGCGAGCGTGTCGGGCGCGGTGGTCGACGACGAGGTGTTCCTGGCCACCGGCACGCGCATCTTCAACGGCGCGCACATCGGCGCCCGCAGCGAGGTGCGCATCAACGCGGTCGTGCACCTGCGCACCACGCTGCCGCGGGAGACGGTCGTGCCGATCGGCTGGGTCGCCGTGGGGGAGCCGGTGCAGATCCTGCCGCCCGATCGCCACGAGGAGATCTGGGCCGCCCAGCGCGAGCTGGACTTCCCCGGCTATGTCTTCGGGCTCGACCGGGACACGCCGGACCTCATGGTCCAGCTCACCGAGCGCTACGGGCGCAGTCTCGCCCGTCACGCCGACGACCACCGCGTCGACGGCTGA
- a CDS encoding SGNH/GDSL hydrolase family protein: MSGTSVVVRTVGALAGVAALLLGTRLVLIRQAAIARRRIGKPLGEEAIDADRVWRKSQAGKPIELVVLGDSIAAGLGALRRKDTLGARLARALGRRLRRPVRLRTAAVVGSESSALDAQIDALPADCAPDVAVIVVGGNDVTHRVPVSASTAHLRRAIERLRARGAAVVVGTCPDLGALRPVPQPLRTLGGRLSRQLAAAQATTAREAGAHVVPLGRAVGPFFVSQPEEMFSLDRFHPSALGYRRTADALLPALVDALSAPTPR, translated from the coding sequence ATGAGCGGGACGAGCGTGGTCGTGCGGACGGTCGGGGCGCTCGCGGGGGTCGCGGCCCTGCTGCTCGGCACGCGCCTCGTGCTCATTCGGCAGGCGGCGATCGCCCGACGGCGGATCGGCAAGCCGCTCGGCGAGGAGGCGATCGATGCAGACCGCGTGTGGCGGAAGTCGCAGGCGGGGAAGCCGATCGAACTCGTCGTGCTCGGCGACTCGATCGCCGCCGGGCTCGGGGCGCTGCGGCGCAAGGACACGCTCGGCGCGCGCCTCGCGCGGGCGCTGGGGCGTCGCCTGCGCCGTCCGGTGCGCCTGCGCACCGCCGCGGTCGTCGGCTCGGAGTCCTCGGCGCTGGACGCGCAGATCGACGCCCTCCCCGCGGACTGCGCGCCCGATGTCGCGGTCATCGTGGTCGGCGGGAACGACGTCACGCACCGGGTGCCCGTGTCGGCCTCGACCGCCCACCTGCGACGGGCGATCGAGCGCCTGCGGGCGAGGGGAGCGGCGGTCGTGGTGGGCACCTGCCCCGATCTCGGCGCACTGCGACCGGTCCCGCAGCCGCTGCGGACGCTCGGCGGGCGGCTGTCGCGCCAGCTGGCGGCTGCCCAGGCGACGACGGCGCGGGAGGCGGGTGCGCACGTCGTCCCGCTCGGCCGCGCGGTCGGGCCGTTCTTCGTCTCGCAGCCCGAGGAGATGTTCAGCCTCGACCGCTTCCACCCGAGCGCTCTCGGCTATCGCCGCACGGCGGACGCGCTGCTGCCGGCGCTGGTCGATGCCCTCAGCGCGCCGACGCCTCGGTGA
- the hisS gene encoding histidine--tRNA ligase gives MRDFLPADKARRERVLAVIRERYRAHGFDEIETPVVEEYGRLHSGIGGDNEKLAYNVLARGLDADAIRAAADEPANLTDLGLRYDLTVPLARFYATHRGHLPTVFRSIQIAPVWRAERPQKGRYRQFVQCDIDIMGDPSARAEAELIVATLDTLDALDLRGGTVRINDRRVLEWMLDAFGFAPEERPGVLITIDKLDKIGSQGIVAELRERNVTPAAVDAFDAFLTRPVTLEHNPYGERQIRKLLPESAPDDVVAHLVGIGEAVAAARGAATDIPLVFDPFLVRGMGYYTGTIFELAHPSVDYSLGGGGRYDGMIGRFLGQEVPAVGFSIGFERIVDLVDASDAGGARAIVLVHARDVPVSELVALKAALVSEGSRVRLETRTKNLKALLERAAADGYTGFATVSPGAVREDLEVKPLA, from the coding sequence ATGCGCGACTTCCTCCCCGCCGACAAGGCCCGCCGCGAGCGCGTGCTCGCCGTGATCCGCGAGCGCTACCGCGCGCACGGCTTCGACGAGATCGAGACCCCGGTCGTCGAGGAGTACGGGCGGCTGCACTCGGGCATCGGCGGCGACAACGAGAAGCTCGCGTACAACGTGCTCGCCCGGGGTCTCGACGCCGACGCCATCCGCGCGGCGGCCGACGAGCCGGCGAACCTCACCGACCTCGGCCTGCGCTACGACCTGACGGTGCCGCTGGCCCGCTTCTACGCCACCCACCGGGGCCACCTGCCGACGGTCTTCCGCAGCATCCAGATCGCGCCGGTCTGGCGCGCCGAGCGTCCGCAGAAGGGGCGCTACCGCCAGTTCGTGCAGTGCGACATCGACATCATGGGCGACCCGTCGGCACGCGCCGAGGCGGAGCTGATCGTGGCGACCCTCGACACGCTCGACGCGCTGGACCTGCGCGGCGGCACCGTGCGCATCAACGACCGGCGCGTGCTCGAGTGGATGCTGGATGCCTTCGGCTTCGCACCCGAGGAGCGCCCGGGTGTGCTCATCACGATCGACAAGCTCGACAAGATCGGCTCGCAGGGGATCGTCGCCGAGCTGCGCGAGCGCAATGTCACGCCGGCGGCCGTGGACGCGTTCGACGCCTTCCTCACGCGGCCTGTCACGCTCGAGCACAATCCGTACGGCGAGCGTCAGATCCGCAAGCTCCTGCCCGAGAGCGCGCCCGACGACGTCGTGGCTCACCTGGTCGGCATCGGCGAGGCGGTCGCGGCGGCGCGCGGCGCCGCAACCGACATCCCGCTCGTGTTCGACCCGTTCCTCGTGCGGGGCATGGGCTACTACACGGGCACGATCTTTGAGCTGGCGCACCCGTCGGTGGATTACTCTCTCGGCGGCGGCGGCCGGTACGACGGCATGATCGGCCGCTTCCTCGGCCAGGAGGTGCCCGCGGTCGGGTTCTCGATCGGCTTCGAGCGGATCGTCGACCTCGTCGACGCCTCCGACGCCGGCGGAGCGCGGGCGATCGTGCTCGTGCACGCCCGCGACGTGCCGGTGTCGGAACTGGTGGCGCTGAAGGCGGCGCTCGTGTCGGAGGGCTCCCGCGTGCGGCTGGAGACGCGCACGAAGAACCTCAAGGCGCTGCTGGAGCGCGCCGCCGCCGACGGCTACACGGGCTTCGCGACGGTGAGCCCGGGGGCCGTGCGGGAGGACCTCGAGGTCAAGCCGCTCGCGTGA
- a CDS encoding MazG nucleotide pyrophosphohydrolase domain-containing protein codes for MDLPTGRGDRDDVTDQPRTTDPLREAAEVMRAVRDRCVWTQQIDHRALVPYLEEESAELIDAVEAGTRAELQEELGDLLWQVLFHAEIASRDAQAPFDIDDVARGLSEKMVRRHPHVFADAVAQTPEEVLVHWNAAKAAEKRTRTSVLDGVSDRMPSLALAQKLVGRVRPVAASTLPPVPAAASSPTTEAELGDALLALAALAREHGWDAERALRERLRRLQDDVRAAEAGPAA; via the coding sequence ATGGACCTACCGACGGGCCGCGGCGACCGCGACGACGTGACCGACCAGCCGCGCACGACCGATCCCCTCCGCGAGGCGGCAGAGGTCATGCGCGCGGTGCGCGACCGCTGCGTGTGGACCCAGCAGATCGACCACCGCGCCCTCGTGCCGTACCTGGAGGAGGAGTCGGCCGAGCTCATCGACGCCGTCGAGGCCGGCACGCGCGCCGAGCTCCAGGAGGAGCTCGGCGACCTGCTGTGGCAGGTCCTTTTCCACGCCGAGATCGCCTCGCGCGACGCGCAGGCGCCGTTCGACATCGATGACGTCGCCCGCGGGCTCAGCGAGAAGATGGTGCGCCGCCATCCGCATGTGTTCGCCGACGCGGTCGCCCAGACGCCCGAAGAGGTGCTGGTGCACTGGAACGCGGCGAAGGCCGCGGAGAAGCGCACCCGCACGAGCGTGCTCGACGGCGTGAGCGACCGCATGCCGAGTCTCGCCCTCGCCCAGAAGCTGGTCGGGCGGGTGCGGCCGGTCGCGGCATCCACTCTCCCTCCGGTGCCGGCCGCAGCCTCCTCGCCGACGACGGAGGCGGAGCTCGGCGACGCACTTCTCGCGCTGGCCGCGCTCGCCCGCGAGCACGGCTGGGACGCGGAGCGCGCCCTCCGGGAACGCCTGCGCCGCCTGCAGGACGACGTGCGCGCGGCCGAGGCCGGTCCCGCCGCCTGA
- a CDS encoding APC family permease encodes MSAPALQRRLGLADAVFLGLGSMIGAGVFAVWAPAAQAAGTGLLLGLAIAAVVAFGNATSTAQLAAAHPTSGGAYAYGRAELGPWWGFVAGWGFVIGKTASCAAMALTFAAYAAPTGWERPVAILAVLALVAVNAFGITRTAQLTRAIVVVVLLGLAVAVAATTAAPDPAGLADGAPLSGGWYGILQSAGLLFFAFAGYARIATLGEEVRDPGRTIPRAIVLAFAGAVVVYAVVAVAVLTTLGAPATAASTAPVADAVRASGWEWAPPIVRVAAAAASLGALLALIAGVGRTTFAMAREGDLPAFLATVHPRWHVPRRAEMVVGAVVVTAVALVDLRGAIGFSSFGVLLYYLVANLAAVAQRAQARRYPRALAVIGASGCGILALTLPWQAVVAGVGVLALGVAYRLVRLRLTRAA; translated from the coding sequence GTGAGTGCCCCCGCCCTGCAGCGCCGCCTCGGCCTGGCCGACGCCGTGTTCCTCGGGCTGGGCTCCATGATCGGCGCGGGGGTGTTCGCGGTCTGGGCTCCCGCCGCCCAGGCTGCGGGAACGGGCCTGCTCCTGGGGCTCGCGATCGCGGCGGTGGTGGCCTTCGGCAACGCCACCTCGACCGCGCAGCTGGCCGCCGCACATCCCACCTCCGGGGGCGCGTACGCGTACGGGCGTGCCGAGCTCGGTCCGTGGTGGGGGTTCGTCGCGGGCTGGGGGTTCGTCATCGGGAAGACGGCGAGCTGCGCCGCGATGGCGCTCACCTTCGCCGCGTACGCGGCGCCCACCGGGTGGGAGCGACCGGTCGCGATCCTCGCCGTGCTCGCCCTGGTGGCCGTGAACGCGTTCGGCATCACGCGTACCGCCCAGCTCACCCGGGCGATCGTGGTGGTGGTTCTGCTGGGGCTGGCTGTCGCCGTCGCGGCGACGACGGCGGCGCCCGATCCCGCCGGTCTCGCCGACGGCGCGCCGCTCTCCGGCGGCTGGTACGGCATCCTGCAGTCGGCGGGTCTGCTCTTCTTCGCGTTCGCGGGGTACGCCCGCATCGCCACCCTGGGCGAGGAGGTGCGGGATCCCGGCCGCACGATCCCCCGCGCGATCGTGCTCGCGTTCGCCGGGGCCGTCGTCGTGTACGCGGTCGTCGCGGTCGCGGTGCTCACCACGCTCGGAGCGCCGGCGACCGCGGCGTCGACCGCTCCGGTCGCCGACGCCGTGCGGGCCTCGGGGTGGGAGTGGGCGCCGCCGATCGTGCGCGTGGCGGCCGCCGCGGCATCCCTCGGCGCGCTCCTCGCGCTGATCGCCGGTGTCGGCCGCACGACGTTCGCCATGGCACGCGAAGGGGATCTTCCGGCGTTCCTCGCGACCGTGCACCCGCGATGGCACGTGCCGCGCCGCGCCGAGATGGTCGTCGGAGCCGTCGTCGTGACCGCCGTGGCCCTGGTCGACCTCAGAGGCGCCATCGGCTTCTCGTCGTTCGGTGTGCTGCTGTACTACCTGGTCGCGAATCTGGCCGCCGTCGCTCAGCGCGCGCAGGCGCGCCGCTACCCGCGCGCGCTCGCGGTCATCGGAGCGAGCGGGTGCGGCATCCTGGCCCTCACCCTGCCCTGGCAGGCGGTCGTCGCCGGCGTCGGCGTGCTCGCTCTGGGGGTCGCGTACCGGCTCGTGCGGCTGCGGCTCACGCGAGCGGCTTGA
- a CDS encoding DUF1648 domain-containing protein, producing the protein MTDHRPAGTPHTIGRFVAVALILPITLTVIAVVVQLVALPRVPDVVASHWRASGLPDGFAPSWLNPLMTAVLGLGIPALLALCALPGLRRGDRGASYRLLGSLSAATTVLITVLLTWTLVIQIDVQDPATVELPFWPAILPVFALAVAIGVIAWFAQPRDYPAPGSTAAAAPLALTPGETAVWMRHVSIARAGLIVLVSAVLLIVGLAIGAWVVGADTTVAWILTGVALVLLVLVATTATFHVRVDEHGLAVDSVLGIPRFRVPLERIEHASVIEVDPMGQFGGWGLRLAADGRFGVVLRTGEAIEVARTGKKPFVVTVDDAATGAALLEGLRARADAE; encoded by the coding sequence ATGACTGACCACCGCCCCGCCGGCACCCCGCACACGATCGGCCGGTTCGTCGCCGTCGCGCTGATCCTGCCCATCACGCTCACCGTCATCGCCGTGGTGGTGCAGCTCGTGGCGCTCCCGCGCGTTCCCGACGTCGTCGCCTCGCACTGGCGCGCGTCGGGCCTGCCCGACGGGTTCGCCCCGTCGTGGCTGAACCCCCTCATGACCGCGGTGCTGGGGCTCGGCATCCCCGCCCTCCTCGCCCTCTGCGCGCTCCCCGGTCTGCGCCGCGGCGACCGCGGCGCGAGCTATCGACTCCTCGGCTCGCTCTCGGCGGCCACGACCGTGCTGATCACCGTGCTCCTCACCTGGACGCTTGTCATCCAGATCGACGTGCAGGACCCCGCGACCGTGGAGCTGCCGTTCTGGCCGGCGATCCTCCCCGTTTTCGCGCTCGCCGTCGCGATCGGGGTGATCGCCTGGTTCGCGCAGCCGCGGGACTACCCCGCCCCCGGTTCGACGGCGGCCGCCGCTCCGCTGGCACTGACCCCCGGCGAGACCGCGGTGTGGATGCGGCACGTCTCGATCGCCCGTGCGGGTCTCATCGTGCTCGTGTCGGCCGTGCTGCTGATCGTGGGACTGGCCATCGGGGCATGGGTGGTGGGCGCCGACACCACCGTGGCCTGGATCCTCACGGGTGTCGCGCTGGTGCTGCTGGTGCTCGTCGCGACGACGGCCACGTTCCACGTCCGGGTCGACGAGCACGGGCTCGCCGTCGACTCCGTGCTCGGCATCCCGCGTTTCCGGGTGCCCCTCGAGCGGATCGAGCACGCCTCCGTCATCGAGGTCGACCCGATGGGCCAGTTCGGCGGATGGGGCCTGCGCCTGGCCGCCGACGGCCGCTTCGGCGTCGTGCTGCGCACCGGCGAGGCGATCGAGGTCGCCCGCACCGGGAAGAAGCCGTTCGTGGTCACGGTCGATGACGCGGCGACCGGGGCCGCGCTGCTGGAGGGGCTGCGCGCCCGCGCCGACGCCGAGTGA
- the nhaA gene encoding Na+/H+ antiporter NhaA, giving the protein MSLLRSARFPAIILLASALLALVIANSPLAEAAHEIKDFHLGIPGVFDLSVGHWIQDGLLAIFFFVVAVELQFELTNGQLNSAKKALQPAIAAAGGVLVPIAIFAAITWGSDSARGWPIPTATDIAFALGVLAVFGRGLPSALRVFLLALAILDDIVGIVFIAVLFTTDVNYAVLGGAALLVIVFGFLSRRMNGSNRAVVSIALVLIAVAVWVLTYLSGVHATIAGVALGLAMAQRPALHARHALEPWVNAVVLPLFAFSAALVTIPAISMSELSPAFWGVLVALPVGKIVGISLFGWISLRVGARDGNAPELTFTDLMAAGALGGIGFTVSLLLSELAFAGDPLLRDEATLGVLAGSIISLVLAGALVSWRAWTYRRAAATATT; this is encoded by the coding sequence ATGTCGCTGCTTCGCTCCGCCCGCTTCCCCGCGATCATCCTGCTCGCCTCGGCCCTGCTCGCGCTCGTCATCGCGAACTCCCCGCTCGCCGAGGCGGCGCACGAGATCAAGGACTTCCATCTCGGCATCCCGGGCGTGTTCGACCTCTCGGTCGGCCACTGGATCCAAGACGGCCTGCTGGCGATCTTCTTCTTCGTGGTGGCCGTGGAGCTCCAGTTCGAGCTGACCAACGGCCAGCTGAACTCGGCCAAGAAGGCGCTCCAGCCCGCGATCGCCGCCGCCGGGGGCGTGCTGGTGCCGATCGCGATCTTCGCCGCCATCACGTGGGGCTCCGACTCGGCGCGCGGCTGGCCGATCCCGACAGCCACCGACATCGCGTTCGCCCTCGGCGTGCTCGCCGTGTTCGGGCGCGGTCTGCCCTCCGCCCTGCGGGTGTTCCTGCTCGCCCTCGCGATCCTCGACGACATCGTGGGCATCGTGTTCATCGCGGTGCTGTTCACCACCGACGTGAACTACGCCGTCCTCGGCGGGGCAGCTCTCCTGGTGATCGTGTTCGGCTTCCTGAGCCGTCGCATGAACGGGTCGAACCGCGCGGTCGTCTCGATCGCGCTCGTGCTGATCGCGGTGGCCGTGTGGGTGCTCACCTACCTCTCCGGCGTGCACGCCACGATCGCGGGCGTCGCGCTCGGCCTCGCGATGGCCCAGCGGCCCGCCCTGCACGCGCGCCACGCGCTCGAGCCGTGGGTGAACGCGGTCGTGCTCCCGCTGTTCGCGTTCTCGGCGGCGCTGGTGACCATCCCGGCGATCTCGATGAGCGAGCTCTCACCCGCGTTCTGGGGTGTGCTGGTGGCTCTTCCGGTCGGAAAGATCGTCGGCATCTCGCTCTTCGGCTGGATCTCGCTGCGGGTCGGCGCGCGCGACGGCAACGCGCCGGAGCTCACCTTCACCGACCTCATGGCCGCGGGAGCCCTCGGCGGCATCGGGTTCACGGTGTCGCTGCTGCTGTCGGAGCTCGCCTTCGCCGGCGACCCGCTGCTGCGGGACGAGGCGACGCTGGGCGTGCTCGCCGGCTCGATCATCTCGCTCGTGCTGGCCGGAGCTCTCGTATCGTGGCGGGCATGGACCTACCGACGGGCCGCGGCGACCGCGACGACGTGA